ATGACTCAGGGAGTGATTCAGCTCTCCACTGCAGGTCGCCTGCAAACAGCTGGCCTGTTAAAGCTTGAACTAGGGAGTGTCACTGCGTTAAAGTTGGGCTGAAGTTTACAGCAAGAGGTAAAGGTTCAAAAGTAAATACACTCTAAGAAAACAACCTGTGTTTGGGGACAGTTCTGGGTGAAGGATCTGTGTGTTGAAAATGAGTGTGCTTAATCAACCCTGTACAGAGCACACATCAAGGAAACGGTCTGTTGGGGAAATAGATTAAAGGAAGTTGGCAGAGTGCAATATGGATTGAGGAAGCTACGCGTTTTGCACAGAGGGACAGTCTGGGCATGTTAACCACCCGCTAACAGATACAGAGGGTGTAGAGGGAAAGTGTCTGACCTCTAACCTTTCACTATTAATCCAAGTAGCCCAGACACTATGTCCCAGTGTTTGCTGGCCTTCAATGTGAAGGTTCTTGGCCACACCCTGACAGGAAAAAACCCAAAGCTGCTGTtgaaacagctgctgcagctgtactGATACACCAGAGGAGAAAGAATTCCCAGCAAAGTCATTAATTTTACATTAAGGTTCCTTGTATTTTCTTATGAAATATTTGAAATCTGTGAAGACAAATATTCAATACTATAAGGACAGGCAGACATGGATACAACTTTCTAATAAGGCACCAATTATTGGgggtctatatgctgaaaacaAGGATTTATTAGCAGTTAAGTGAATATACACTGATATTTTCTAGATGAGTCATTAACAAGAAGTGTTTGGGATGTTAAATGTACAGTTGAGCTGTTGAGCTTCTGGTCCAAAATATAACTATCATCATTCCAAAAAGGTGCAATACACAAGACTTTAAATATAAATCTAGAAAAATATGGCAGGAATATAGCAGCTAACTACAGGCTATGTTAACATTTAGTAGAAAAGCGACAGTCTTGATAGAAGTCACACTGCttctgtgctctgtgtgtgctgtagttttagtttctctgttttatgttttctagTTTTATGTTGACTAGTTGCTAACTAGTAAATGAATTGTCAGCTATTTCGATGATCAATTATTcaatttgtctttgtttttttaaggaaaaaataGTCTGATTCCAGCCTCTTGAATATGAatattttgtggtttctttactcctctgtgACCTCTCCTCaggtaaactgaacatctttcgGGTTGAGGACAAAATAGGACATTTGTGGACACCAGATAGGACCTTGAGAAAGACAAGATCGACCTTTACAAATttttttgaagttatttttgatcttttgttggctttattggacaggttagtagagaggcagataggaaagtagggagaagaatgggatcaagacctgcagcaaaaggctgtgagctggaatcgaatACAAGATGCTGCATTGAGGACTACAGCCGCTGTTTACAGGTTGCCCgctcaaccagctgagctacCTGGGCAAAagaatttttcaatttttgacagtttgtagATCAAACAGCTAAATAGTTAAGAAAATCATCAACGGATTAATTGTCAGTGAAAGCGATTGTTGGTTATAGCCAATGTTTTGGCAGCCAGCCTGACAATGCACCGTGCATCTGAGTCCCTCCCACTGAAATTATTTTCCTGCATCACGCTTGTAAACCGGCTGAGAATGACCTCCCACACCGTCTTGGAAAAGTGAAAATGCAGTCCAGCATATAGGTAATGCACTAAAATCCAAAGAATTGAAAACAAAGTATTTCAGGAGGTAACTAACACAAGTTGTAGTATTACGGGTTTCATAGAAAACCTTTTAGGGTTCAGATTGTTAttaaaaaagatgaataaagcagcaacatATACAATGTTCTAAAATTGGACCAAACAGGAAATATCTGGCTTTTTTAGCTGCCagataaagacaaaacaagtaTCATACTGTTCACAACTTGGAAACTCAAATCATGTATTCATTTGAGCAAATAAAGCCATTAGTTAGAACTTCTGAATCCTCTGTATTGAGTTGTAAAAAAtctttataaacattttttttaaatgtttattgtaGGTCAAATAGCTTCTCATGTACTCAATAAATATATGGCCGACATTAAAAAAGGTGTTATCTGAAGGCTCATAGTATCACTGATTGTTTTCGAATTAAAAACTTGCTGCTTGAAAAGACGACTCCGCTGCAGATTGCTCTCAGAACAGTCAGAGGCTTTAAGATCATGAGGTTAAAAGCGGCAAAAAGCAATAGCTTTATCAGTCATAGAATGTGGCGCAACTTTATCATTCTGCAGCTGGATATTTTGTTcgcatttgttttgtcttgctCTAGCAGCTTTCTTGTGAGCTTCAGAGGATGCATCTCACCCCACCCACGCTCTACAGACCCTCATGGGTTCAGACCTCTTCACCACACACCACACTGGAACTCTTACTCAACTGCCCTCTCGAGAGGGTGGGGAAATTTGATGAAGGAAGCCAAAAACTCATCTGTGCTGGCTATTTAAGATGCTCTGTGGAACTATTGAACAAATCGCTGGAGGAAAATGAATTCATCATTCCTTCTGCTCTCCTGTTGACAGATTTTAATGTCACAAGGCCCCACGCAGTTGTACTCAGTGTTTCTTTCCACTTGTGACGCAGAGTTTTGAGTAAACCTATCTGTAACCCAGCCTTTTGCTTGAGATGTGAGGTATTTACAGCCAACTGTACTTGTCTTACCGTCTGAGTTATGACACACTTGATGACATACAGTAGGAAGTGTCACAGTGTGAGCCTACAGCTGCCACTGGCTTTCCTATGAGCTCGCTAAGACTGTGGTGAGCTGTTACGCAAGTGACTGTCAAGACAAGTCTGAGAAAAAGGACTTGAGCACAGAGGATGGACTGAAGGCGTCAACAGACAATTTGTTCTTGTCTTTACTTGGtaaaaaacacttgaaaacCTTTATGGCAGCACTGTTAGGGAGCATGAAACAGTTGGATCTAGTAATATTTTTAGAAGTCTGTGCAAACTTAGTTCAAATTTTAAGATAGATAAAAACTAAACTTCCATTGTAGTGGATAAAAACTCCGCTGTAATGACTCATAACAGGCTTTACATTGGTTTGGACATACCGTTGTTGGCGTGGTGTGTTTGAAAACACTGATGTCATTTCAGTAGCTTGAATTGTAGTTTCACCACTTTGTTCCACACTAAGATATCTTGACAACTATTGGAAACTGTGAACATTCACAATCTCCAGAGGATGATGGATGAGTTTTCCTCTTGCTTCGCCAtgaagttgacattttttccccttcccaCATTCATAGTCACCTCAGGATGAACCATAAACAGTTTGGGGATTCCTTGACTTCAATCTAACGCCATTATCTGCTTGGAGTTTAAAATTCTGGCCTATAAACAAATACCTACAAAGTGAAAGACATTTTTACGAGCTACAGCCTAGCTTTGTGTTGATAGCTGTAGTGGGCATTAAACATTAGCGTACTAATCAAAGAAAGTATCTGACAAAAAACATGCTAGATTTATCATGAATATGTTTGCAGGTTACAGTTAAAACTTCAAGTCACAACTGTCCCTAAATACAGTCTCACAGATCTGTTTTAGTGAATTTGGACTCTGTGAAGGAAGTATTTGCATCCTATATTGAAGCAGAAGAGCTAATACCACATAGTAAAAGTCCTGTATTAAAAATCTATCTAAAATTAGATATGTTTGTTTATTAGTATGTTAATGTAGCTAATAagatgtgtgttttattgtgctcAGTTCATAGAGATGTCCTCTGTGACTGTGATTCCTTCATATATTATTTCAGTTCAATCCAATTAATTCACTATGCTTTAGTGGCATCGATCTGTTACCAATATGATATATGTGAATCATtagattattatttatatatatttaaatataaattgaTGTAAAAGTAGGATGTTACTGCTGACACACTGGTTGATGTTGAACTTAATTTGAATGATTTGTATTGGTTTGTGACTTGATTGTTTTTGCTATGACTTAATCTACTGATTGTTTTCTCTATGAATcagtaatttttttctgaaatttaaaaaaatattcaaggcAGTTGTCAATTTTATGTCTAGTTTAATAATCAATTAGTCATTCTGTACTTGAAAACTGTTCAGTAGTTCATTTTATAACAAAACTTCATATTTTATAAGCTCTTCGTATGatttgtgaggaaaaaaatttaatttgtaaaatattcagtgactaaagctgtcagaaaaatgtagtGAGATCGAAAAAACAATATTCCTCTGAGAGTTAAAGGAGTGAAAGTAAAGTCGCATTAAAataaaagacttaaatacaaaTGGCTCTAATTTGTGCAATACTTGAAaaaatgtacttagttacatTTCATCACTCATGTTCATGTCATTAAATTACTCAAAGTCAGAATGGAGAGGTTCTGAAAAGGTCACCTCTCACCAAATCTTTCCCTCACTGATATTCAGGAAGTGCAATTGTAATTTCTAGAAGTGCAGGGCAAGTTAAAGCAGAAGGAAATTAGTGAGAGAAACCCTTTCAGTTGCGGCAACGCACATTTTAGGCCAAAGTATTCACGCACTAGATGTGTGGAAGTGAAAAGTCCTCACAGTCGCGACACAGACAGGTGTTGCTGAGGAACACAGTAGTAAAGTCCTCGAATTTCTCCAAAGGGATTTACTGTACACAGTGTATCTATAGCTCAGGCAGTAGGCATGTATAAGAAGTAGGACAGGAATGTATGTAGTCAGCTCTGAGGAGCACACATCGCTGCTGTTGAACaagtaaaaaatgtgtttattcagTGCAGTCTGACAGAGGGAACTCCACGCTGACCTTTTGGGCATTCCCCAAGTTCCTATTAGACAGCAGTCATCCCTCTACTCTCAACAAACAGCCCTGCTGCTCCACAGATGCTTTGTTGACAGGGCGGCACTTTAAAACCAACCGGAATCTGGAGAATCCAGAACACTGAGGGCATAAATGTTGGGGGATTTCAAACAAATAGCAGATAAAGTGGCATATAAATTGTCAAGTCGTGTTTTAAGCGCAACAGATGCGAGggaaattacattttctgcaAGGATGAGTCATATTTTGAAAGCTGGAGCCGCCTCCTAATCCTCCTTCACACTCGATGTGGAGATTACACGGCTGGTTAGGGAGAGGGCCTGGTCAATTAGGAATCTGGCCATCTTTGTCGGGCCTGCCCCAGAGattgagaaatgtgtttaaatattGGGTCGGCGCCACTTGTCCGAGCATTCCTCCAACCTTGGCTGAGGATAATGACCTTCAGCTGTTGGAAGTGGAAACTCTGCAGAGAGATGGTACTTTCAGCCCCACTGGTCGGCTTAGAGCTAAGACAGACGGCACGCCTGGCCCGTTGTGGAATACCACTCCCAGCATCACGGCTCTTTCCGCTGTTACTCTACACTTCATAACAACGACAAAGTAAAGCCCCTACGCTGACATTTGTGTTGGGCGCTCTCTCGCGTCTGAGCCGTGCCACCATCATGACACGGGCtcagtgtgtttaatgttgCTTCACAGACAAATCAAGGGCACCGTCGCTGCTGCTGCCCTGCCCTTGGGGTACTTGATGCCTGTTTTTGCGAAGAGGAATTCACAGAGCGACTTACCCTCCTCCTCAGTTCACACATTATCATAGTCCTCTCTAACAGGGTCAGTCTTTCAGGGAGGACTCGGGGGTGGAGATGTCCTGTGAATAGAACAGACTGAGGGAGCTTTTGAGATTCCACGCTGCTGTGCCTTATCACCCCACccactctgtttttttttttccttttcggCCTGTTTGTGGATCCTTTCTGCAAAATATATCTCTTCTTCTTTTATGCATTCTCTGTTGgaacatgttcacacacaaattactcTTAAATATAACAACCAGGGGCTGTGTGGTTGCTCTAAAGTCTAATGATAACAGTGAAATAACCCTCATCAACCGTGCAATCTAATGCAATCCAATACACATGACCCGCAATGAACACCACTTTTTCAGGCTGTTGTTTGCAGTGTTGCTGTACTAGATTGCATCATATCTGAACTGCGTAAATTGCGTCATTCCTGTGTGGTAGTCACTGAAAACCTGTGCTTGTGTTGTAAAAGCGAACCTGCTTtttgatgctgtttttgttaGTCATGTTTAACTGTAGGCTTGGTGTGTTCAGTGCAGCTGCTTCCAGATGTGAGAAGGCACAGGACAGGGTGTGCCTCGAGAACTGACTCGACTGTGACACACTAATGTGGATGAGGGAAAGTTTAAGAGTCAGTAGCTGCATTAAACCACAAAGATGGCTGCTTTGTTTCTAATCGCATTTAATCCGTTAATTACTTTTGTGATGCGCCGGTGCTCTCTCTGTGCACTTTGAAAGTACAAGTGTAAAAAAGCTGTATGAAGCGACTAGCAGCAGCGCGCTGGGGATCCATGCAATAGTTATCCAGTAGCTCTTCCCAGCATGCCTGCAATCCATCATTCTTCTCTTTCCGCTCTTGCAGCTCAGTGGGCTCTTTTCTTGTGCCCAgcaggagcagagaggaggcaggTGGAGAAAGAGCTTGAGAGCGATGCTATTATTAGCCCACTAGACAGCGAATGAACAACCTCTCACAGCTACTCTGGAGTCTCTGTGTGGTCggatttgtccaaaatttatGAAATTCCTGCCAATTACCATCTGTTTCCACTCCTTGTGAGCTCTTTGCAGTGTCTACAGCTGCCTAAATATCTTTTTTGGGTCCATgagctttgatttgttttacCAAACCATTCTGACCCTGGAGTCTTTCCGTGGCCTGATTCTGAAGGATGAGTGACCCAGAGGTTTGTTTTCAAATTTCTGAATGCATGCAGTGGGAAGGTTGGCCCACAGCAGCAGGAAACAAACTAAAGCTGTAGGAGTGTCAACAGACTTAGTCAAGTCTGAGATTACAAGTGGTGGTGTGATAATAAAGCAACAGAGAATCCCCACATACCATGGGGTGACAGTGTTGGAAAATGTTTCCACGTTTCTCAATCAGTCTGTCAGTGGAGCAGTTATTAGAGAGATGAGTTATGTCTGGGAGAGGTGACAACAAAGGACAGTGAGGTGGAATATATCATAAGTCTGTCgactgaaaaatacaaaacaagaacacaatGAGCCAGTGGGAGATAATCACTAAGCCACACCTCTGTTGTGAAATATTTAGAGTTTTtaggattcttttttttcagtggaCTGAACAGTTGAGGATGGTTAGATATTTGGCAGGATGTTGGAAGCAGTGGGAGGACAGAGGCTCTCTCTACACTACCGGCCTGTCTGATTGTTCTCTGTCTCGCCGTTTAACAGGAAGCAATGCACTATACTACCATATTTCATCCATTTTTGTCACACAGCTTCCTCCCTGATGTCTGTGTGCCTAGGCACATCCTGTTGTTAAGTGAAAAAGAATTTCATTGGAAATTGATCCGTGTTGCAAAAAAATGCCACCTGTTGTACACTTAGCATTTCAGAGAAAAAAgcttaaaacaaataaattatattGTGACGTATTATTAATTGTTAAACAggatttttgctgcttttgtgtctGCAGCGGGCAGTTTGCAATTGTCAAGCGCTGCATAGAGAAGAGCACAAGAACCGAATATGCAGCCAAGTTCATCAAGAAGCGGCAGAGTCGGGCCAGCAGACGGGGAGTCAGAAGAGAGGAGATTGAGAGGGAAGTGGACATCCTGCAGCAGATTCAACACTCCAACATCGTAGCGCTGCATGACGTGTACGAGAACCGCACAGATGTGGTGCTCATCCTCGAACTGTGAGTCACTGCAGGATTCAGCAATACGTCACGAGTTGGATTATGCTCACCCTGTCACTAAAAACATCCACACATCTGCGCATAATGTGTGCTTCATATAAAGTAAAATGATTAGAGATTGCATGTCACAATGCAACCACAATGTCAGTGCAGTCTTTGAATGTTTGAGCTCATTCTGGTAAATTAACAAAGTCTACCAACCACAGACACCACTGCCGGTGTtcactctgtgatctgtgagtttatttctgtgtaaatGAATTGTTTGTTTAAGCTGTGTTTGCTGAAAACCTCTTGCCAGATCTCGTGTGCCAGAAAGAGTCAAAGTCTCTCACAAAATCAATAATGCTTGGGCTGAAAAGAGACCTCAGCAGGTCCCCATCTGGGTCCAGTGAATGCCTGGGAACAAGGAGGCCCTAATTAGAACTAATTGAAGCCTCAGTATAATCAAATTAATGCTGAATTGACTGAAAGACTTTGGCACATTGTTCTTTATTCAGTCTAATATGTTAAATGAATGTTTATGGGCCACCAGCTGGTCAAAATGCTTTGTATGAAATTTTATTAAGTTTATGGAAAGCTGCAGGGACTCAAACAGGCTCAAGTCGTTGCCACAAACAAACATATCTAAGGCATCCAGGGCTTCTGCATCCTGAGAACACACTTTAGATAAAGCTGTGAGTGGCCTTCCTCCAGATTATCAGAGTGACAgagtgtgcctgtgtgtgtttcagggtCTCTGGAGGGGAGCTGTTTGATTTCCTGGCTCAGAAGGAGTCTCTCAGCGAGGAAGAGGCCACTCAGTTTATCAAACAGATCCTAGATGGAGTCCAGTACCTCCACTCCAAGAGGATTGCACATTTTGATCTAAAGGTACAAAATGCTCCATCTGTGCGCTGCGTGTTCCGCTATATTTGTAATGTGCTGAATGTGAAATCCTTTACCTCAGCAGCAACTGTACTAATGGGTACATGTAAGGTCAGAGAGGACTTCATGGGAAATATATATAGCAGGTGTCTAATGTACGTGTTGGTAGAGTGTCGCTGTTTTGATTCACACATCCTTCCTGTTTTTTATGGCAGACATCCAGGCTCAGATAGCGACACCACAAGGTTATCTGTTCACTTTCAGAGAGCAATGTTGCTCACGTTCTCCGAGTCTCGCTGTCCTGGTTCTCCGCAGCTGTAAATCCTCCTGATGCTTTTCGTTTGGTGTGATTCAGTCTGTGATTCAGACCTGTCAAAAGCCTCAACCTTCAGTTCACAATGACAGTTCTGTGCACTAATTAGCATTTAGTGTTtgctgtgaaattaaaaactTTCCGTCCAGTCATCATAGATGTTACAGGGCTTGTGACTTTTCCACTGATTTATAGGAATCCAGACCAATACCGCGAAGTCTGAACTTTTGTAAGTCTGTAAAAACGATTCTTAACAACTCAAATAGAAAAGTGAgacattttgtttgctttggagCCAAGAGTTtgatgagaagattgataccACTCTCCTGTGTGCACACTAAGCTGCCAGTGAGCTCCCTTTAGCTGAacagaaagactggaaacagctaGAAAGGCTTTGTTTAATGTGACCAAATCCATCTGAAAGCACCTCTGGAATGATCTCATGTTGTTTAAGGAAGTCAAATAATTCAGCAAGCTACTGGAAGTTACAAGGAGTGATGAACTTTTCCACAGTTATATTATACAACAGACGTGTTAGTCttatgtaaaaaaattaaaactaacagtttagatttactgtATTAAAAGTACAGACCCAAAATTAGGAACTTAAAGCAACTTGGAGTCACTACAGCTTTCATTACTGAGattaaaatatttcatgttttttaatacttttataCTGTATGTCCACCTTTTTTGACAACAGTCTCCTTGGAATGGAGGGTACCAGATTTCAGGAGGAATGCTCTTTGATTCttaagatgatttttttttttccagttgtaGGGACAAACACCTAGCCTGGCTGTTAGCCCCTATATCTGTGCTAAGCTATGTTAACAGGCAGCTGTTTCACTACCTTTCTCTTTAGAATACCCCAAAAGTGCTCTTTTGGATTCACATCAGGTGGCGTATTTGGTCAGGACATAGTTTTTCTTATTTGGAAGCTCTTGTGTGATTCTggcagtgtgttttggatcgaTATCTTGCAGGTACATTCCTTTTATAACAAGTTTCTGCAGACTGGGTCATCTTCTTAGCCAGAGTTTTGTTATATCAACAGCCACTCATGGTGCCATCTCTACATGTCATCTCTCCAACACGTTTTGCTCCcatgcagccccatatcatcacaTTTCTAACTCCGTGCTTCATTGTGGGGACCATGTTTTCACTGTGGTGGTTCTGACAGGTTCACACCAATCGTGCTGAGCCAAATCTAAACCAGCCAAACTAAacttattttgttgttaaataGAAGAAATTTTATGCAATTTCCTTCTCATTGTCTGAGCTGACACAGAAACTCTATGTCAAGTGTAAAGGTAGTTTGTGAAAGTAGTACATCGTCTGTGGTGTCATTTTATGAGGACAGCAACTGCGGTTCTGATTAGTGGTGCTGTGGCTTGTTCTGTATCTCATGACAGCTGCAGCTgtattttgactgatttttagTTTATCACCAGTCTTCTTATAtccttttacatgtttttgaagccttacaatcagattttttttctattccgTTGGTATtgcttttccatgtggagccatgatgcaggcATACGTAGACAAAACTCATAGCTACAAAACTGAGAAGATTCTGGTTTTCACAGTTCATAACCATAACAATGATTGTTCATAAGAGGAAATACATTACTCATCAACGTAGAAGTTAATAAgaattttgactcatttgacattaaagtgaAATTGCATAGTGGTGTATTCACTTCCGTTGTATGTTGCAATTCTTGGTTGTAGCCAGTAAATTAAtgttgtctctgctgattaTAAAATATGCACAGTGTAATAAGCTTTCGATATGTAAATGGTAGATGGACTTTGCAGGTTAGCTGTTTCCCCCTATATCCCTTTGTAAGCTGTGTCAGCCGGCAGCTCCTACCAGAATATTGAGTGTACAGGGCTACAGGCAAGGAAGTGAATAAGTAAATTTCCCCAgtgtcaaatatgttgtcataCTGTACACTAACAAATATGTCTATAACTGTTTATCTTTAATGCTTACACAAAAGGCGGCTTTATCCAGGTAACTTCTTTTACAATTACTGTCATTTATATGCTCTTATATACACTCCATCTCTGCATTTGTAGTAATCTGTTGCTAACAAATGTGTCTGCTCTTTTTGTACCTCCACAGCCTGAAAACATAATGCTGCTAGACAGGAACGTTACTCTACCCCGCATCAAGCTCATAGACTTCGGCCTGGCGCACAAAATAGAAGCTGGGGCagatttcaaaaacatttttggtaCTCCTGAATTTGTTGGTAAGGTTTTCCCGTACGTGAGATACGTTTGCACTGTAGCACATTGTAAGAGGTGCCTTGGTGTTTGGCCTGATGCTGTTTGTGATGTTGAGTGTGCGCTGTCTATTTTCAGCTCCGGAGATAGTCAACTATGAGCCGCTGGGATTGGAGGCAGACATGTGGTAAGAGCCTTTAATTACCTCTGACTCTGCCGACTTCCATACAACAGCCTGCGGTGCATAACTTTGGATTAACCTTCTGCTATTTTTCACAGGAGCATCGGAGTCATCACTTATATACTGTGAGTTGGGGTTGATTTGTGATTATGAATGGAAATCTTATTGTATCCAAGGAGATTATCAAGGGAGGTCTTAGTCACTGTGTGAATGTTTGCTCTGTCTTTTCAGTCTGAGCGGTGCATCTCCTTTCCTTGGTGACACGAAGCAGGAGACACTGGGAAACATATCAGCGATGAACTACGAGTTCGATGAAGAGCTCTTCAGCAATACCAGTGAGCTGGCCAAGAGCTTCATCAGACAGCTCCTGGAAAAGGACACGAGGTAAAAGAATGGGTCTCTAGCAAACAGCTGAAAGCCAAAGGTCAAGTCTGACAATTCAATCCAAAGCCCAGTGTTATTGGTTTCGCTGTAACAAATCCTTATGTGCAGTCGTGATCCATTCAAGAATGAAAGGCCAGCCAGTCAACAGAAATCTGGAGCTGGGATTTAGCCACGATTATTCTCAGTACGCAATGTGATACACATAAATaatataatctaaaaaaaaacattatttctatCATAATCTGATTTATTTCAGGCAAACTGTTGTGTAACACTTGACTTTGTTGCATGTGTTCTTATTTCCTAACATgtgtttccatttaaaaaacCTCCAGGAAACGTAATATTCCTGTGAATGTCAGGTCTGACAGTATTCCTTAGAGATCCACATTCTAATGTATGACCGGCCAGCATGCTCTTTGTCTGATGGAGCTGTTCTTGTGTATTTATTCAGCTGCATTCTCTCTTTCACTTTCTTATCGCTTTAGAAAGCGGATGACTATACAAGACACCCTCAATCATCCTTGGATTAAGGTATGCATTTGATTTATGTCGTAGTGTAGCATGTTTTGTATTCCATTTAACTGTTGCCAGGACTTCACCTCCCACtccaagtaaaaaaaaacaaaccatttgGCAGATGAGGTCAAAGGTAACATCTGGGCAACGGGGTCATTTCTTAGCGGAGACGCAAATCCATCTTTAAGAAATCTGAAAGCCAAAAAATCCCAGAGTTCCCACCCACTCGCTGTTTATGTTCTGGCTTATTGGAAACACACTGGGTCTTAGTTACTGAATGTTGTCTCCATCTCAGGACAACCAGCCTCCCACTCCTTTAGCTGCACTCTTCTCAGACAACCCCATGCTGTCTGAAATAGTCCTTTTGTCTAGAAGTCCAACTGATCAAACTGAAGCAAGATCTCACTAATTGTGTTTTTAACGGCATGGAAATTTAACAATCTGCAATGTTGAAGAAGTCTACTCCCACACTGGCTGCTGCAATGCATGTGAATGGTGTTGTGCTGTGGAGTCTTCATCCTGTTTGGACACAAGCATGAGGCCAGGAAGCGTTGCGCACTCATCAGGaatgtttgctgttgttttggcGCCCTCACCAGCCATGGCTTCTGCCTGTAGGGTCACACACTAACCCTACAGTGTCACGTCTGCTGGGATTTTCACCGCTATATGTGTTTTCAAGATGCAACTATGAGACAGCCTCTCACTCAGTGTCCCCCCTCCTCCACCCTTCTGTCTGAAGTCCTGTGGCCACATAGAGGAGCACAGCGCTGCCCCCGAGGCCGAGAAGAAAGCGGAGCAGCTGAAGACCATGCGTCT
This window of the Acanthochromis polyacanthus isolate Apoly-LR-REF ecotype Palm Island chromosome 8, KAUST_Apoly_ChrSc, whole genome shotgun sequence genome carries:
- the dapk2b gene encoding death-associated protein kinase 2 isoform X2, which codes for MRTPGMAVFKQQNVDDFYEIGEELGSGQFAIVKRCIEKSTRTEYAAKFIKKRQSRASRRGVRREEIEREVDILQQIQHSNIVALHDVYENRTDVVLILELVSGGELFDFLAQKESLSEEEATQFIKQILDGVQYLHSKRIAHFDLKPENIMLLDRNVTLPRIKLIDFGLAHKIEAGADFKNIFGTPEFVAPEIVNYEPLGLEADMWSIGVITYILLSGASPFLGDTKQETLGNISAMNYEFDEELFSNTSELAKSFIRQLLEKDTRKRMTIQDTLNHPWIKPLNPRQAMVKRLSVVNLENFRRQYARRRWKLSFRIVALCNHLTRIMKKSQKLPEQDGRDCESDQEEEIMKRRPRTRKRSSTS
- the dapk2b gene encoding death-associated protein kinase 2 isoform X1 encodes the protein MRTPGMAVFKQQNVDDFYEIGEELGSGQFAIVKRCIEKSTRTEYAAKFIKKRQSRASRRGVRREEIEREVDILQQIQHSNIVALHDVYENRTDVVLILELVSGGELFDFLAQKESLSEEEATQFIKQILDGVQYLHSKRIAHFDLKPENIMLLDRNVTLPRIKLIDFGLAHKIEAGADFKNIFGTPEFVAPEIVNYEPLGLEADMWSIGVITYILLSGASPFLGDTKQETLGNISAMNYEFDEELFSNTSELAKSFIRQLLEKDTRKRMTIQDTLNHPWIKSCGHIEEHSAAPEAEKKAEQLKTMRLKEYTIQSHSSMPQNNTYANFERFAHVVEDISLMETGLSEVAGAHHTLQGDIEALLSIYNDKEAWYKEESETARKQLSQACYEFRKVEATRRLLQEDMKTIDATLESISGKYNHRQSQLDSLRQELNSELQWLQEVMSSLHPDGANGSIHSSSLSTDVKQALKELLHQSCGGELRPEAEQSLTESG